GAAAATGGAAATTGATCCCGCGCTTGTCCGGCAGACCAAGGGTTTTCTGGACCCGGAAGAGGGCCGGCGGCTTTATGAACTGGCCCTGGAGGCCGCACCCAAGGGCCCTTGCCTTGAAATCGGCAGCTATTGCGGAAAATCCAGCCTTTATCTGGGGGCGGGCTGCCGGCAAAACAACGGTATCCTGTTTTCCGTGGATCATCATCGCGGCTCAGAGGAACAGCAGCCCGGGGAGGGCTATTTTGACCCGGAAACCTGGGATCCCCGATTCGGCCGCATCGACACCCTACCGCTGTTTCGTACTACACTGGCGCGCGCCGGGCTTGAGCAGACAGTGGTGCCCCTGGCATGTGCGTCCCCGGTTGCCGCCCGCATGTGGGCCACGCCGCTTTGCCTGGTTTTCATCGACGGCGGGCACAGCCATGAGGCGGCATTTGCCGACTACAATGCCTGGGCCACTCATGTGACGGCCGGCGGTTTTCTGGTCATCCATGATATTTTCAAAAACCCGGAAGAAGGCGGTCAGGCCCCGCATCACATCTATCAACTGGCCCTGGCCTCCGGCTTGTTTGAGGCTCTGCCCATGACAAAGACCCTCGGAGTGCTCAGGCGGCT
The window above is part of the Desulfosalsimonas propionicica genome. Proteins encoded here:
- a CDS encoding class I SAM-dependent methyltransferase, with protein sequence MEIDPALVRQTKGFLDPEEGRRLYELALEAAPKGPCLEIGSYCGKSSLYLGAGCRQNNGILFSVDHHRGSEEQQPGEGYFDPETWDPRFGRIDTLPLFRTTLARAGLEQTVVPLACASPVAARMWATPLCLVFIDGGHSHEAAFADYNAWATHVTAGGFLVIHDIFKNPEEGGQAPHHIYQLALASGLFEALPMTKTLGVLRRLS